In Tripterygium wilfordii isolate XIE 37 chromosome 15, ASM1340144v1, whole genome shotgun sequence, one DNA window encodes the following:
- the LOC120016224 gene encoding protein BASIC PENTACYSTEINE7-like, whose product MGTYSGGNNVVPEANAGPSLSHFSWFYPGNLYSPLKRNNSPLHETEIDEETVISVDPIRSVAPTAETTKNVGSGTKITKAKKRKSSMKSSNQKPSNVLKPKQPKRSSSKKTKAQIAPEAKREKSNFNIDVESSRCDFSGVPSPYCSCTGMARVCYKWGAGGWQSSCCTINISEYPLPMNSERPGTRLAGRKMSNGAYTKLLLRLGAEGHDLTHPVDLKHHWARHGTNKFVTIK is encoded by the coding sequence ATGGGGACATACTCTGGTGGAAACAATGTAGTACCTGAAGCTAATGCAGGGCCATCGCTCTCACATTTTTCCTGGTTTTATCCTGGAAACTTGTATTCTCCACTGAAGAGAAATAATAGCCCTTTGCATGAAACTGAAATAGATGAGGAAACTGTTATTTCTGTGGATCCTATTCGTTCTGTTGCTCCTACAGCCGAGACAACAAAGAACGTTGGGTCTGGAACTAAAATCACCAAGGCTAAAAAACGAAAGTCTTCTATGAAGAGTTCTAATCAGAAACCATCTAATGTTTTGAAGCCGAAGCAACCCAAAAGGAGTTCTTCCAAAAAGACAAAGGCACAAATTGCGCCTGAGGCAAAACGCGAGAAAAGTAATTTCAACATTGATGTAGAAAGCTCACGCTGTGATTTCTCTGGGGTGCCATCCCCGTATTGTTCCTGCACAGGTATGGCTAGAGTCTGCTACAAATGGGGTGCTGGTGGATGGCAGTCGTCATGTTGCACCATTAACATATCTGAATATCCCCTTCCCATGAATTCCGAAAGGCCTGGGACTCGCTTGGCTGGTAGAAAGATGAGCAATGGAGCGTATACTAAACTTCTACTTAGACTTGGAGCTGAAGGTCATGATCTTACTCACCCTGTGGACCTAAAACATCACTGGGCTAGACATGGTACTAACAAGTTTGTTACAATCAAGTAG